GGATAGCAGTTGCCCTCACTCTGGGCTCTCACAAGGCCCTCGTGGGACCGTCTCTCCGACCACACTAAACAGTCCTGGTCTGTGTCCGTGTCTGCTGGACCAGACCCATCTTCCCAAGGCAATGAGCGACCCAACATCAGGGAACCAGTcaaacttctctctctcccctgatCTCAGCTCAGGGCCTGGTAGACAGGAGGCCTCAGAAGATGTTTGATGAGTGAGAGAGTGAGTAGATttctggaaagaaggaaggaagggaatggAACAAATGAAGGATAGATGAGTGGGCAAATTTGGGGACATGTGACTATCTGGATTGATGTGCAGAGCATTAAGTGGGGGACTGATACTGGGTGGAGAGGTCCATAGATGGTTAGGCTGATGGATGAACAGGTCAATGGATGGGTGGATTGGCAGAGAATGGATGGCATTAAGATAGGTGGATGGGTTGATGGAGAACGGCTGAGTGAGTCGGGACGAACTGGCTGGGTGAACGTGTTGATGGAAGATGGCTGGGAAGATGGATGTCTGGGTAAAGACAAACAGATAAATCTATTAGTAGGTAGAATTGTTGGGGATTTCATTATGGGGATTGATGAGTGAATGGAAGGATGGATATATGGACCAGCAGATAATgaataactgagtgactggacaagcATCATGTTGAATTATATAAAATGGCCAatattcaatcttttttttaCCTACACAATAGCAATTGCATACAGAtgagtcttggagaaggaaatggcaacccactccagtattcttgcctgggaaaatcccatggacagaggagcctggtgggctacagtccatggggtcgcaaagagtaggacatgactgagcgattaagcataCAGCACATAGATGAGCCTAACGGAGTGATCTGGCAGATGCATGTGCCATTGAAGAGCTGAACAGTTGATAGAGGGAGGCCTGGCTAGATGAGGAGGTAAATGAGTTAGGATGGGTGGATAAGATGTTGGACTCAGTTGAAAGAGAGATGCTGGTGCAGATAGAGTCACAAATGGGAAGGTGGATGTAGGGTAGATGATGGATGGTGGAAGGGTGGATAGACAGATGCCTCAATAGGTGGGGAAGTGGAGGATGGAGTCGGTGGGTGAAGGATGAATGAATGGGTCAATGAATGGGGGGCTGAGTGTAATGGCCAATGCATGGGTGGACAGACGGGAAGATGGtgagtagatgaatggatatgtGGGCAGAGGAATGGGCAATGGGTATGTAGGTGGATAAGTGGATTCGTCGGTGGATAAATAGGTAGCTGGTTGGATGAACAGAGCAGTGGGCAGACTGATGAGTGGGAAGGTTGATTAGTAGATGGATAGATAAGTAGCCAGTTGGAtggctggatgaatgaatggactgGTGGGGAGGTGAGTGGACAGGTGGATGAATAGGTGAATCAGAGCCTGAGTGGACAGGAAGGTAGATGTGAGGGTGATGGCTTAGAGGGTGGGTAGGCAAGCAAACTGATGGGCAGATGATTGATTGGGTGGGGTTGAAGGTACAggtgtgggtggatgggtggatggacaggtggcagggtggtggggggtgggtagaTGGAAGTGGAGTGGAGTCCCAGGATAGCAGTGGGGAAGCAAGGGGAGCAGGGGAACCTCACCCACcatctttctcctccttcagCCCCCATCTCCCCGTTCCATGCCAGACAGAGTGGACTCACCTTTTCTTCAACAGTCCGCTGAAATCCAGCTCACCCGCAGTGTCTGACTTTGCTTCACCCCTGTGGCCATTGAAAGGGAGTGTGGACCTCATTAAAGTCCCAACTCTCAGGCTCACCCTGGATCCCCACTCCTAGGCTTCCCTGATCCTCCCCGTCTCCCGCAGCTGCCCCCCAAGGGAGACCCTCCCATGGTCCTTGGCACCAGGTCACACCCCTGCTGCTTCCCAGGGTCCAGGGTCACTTACGATCGCTTGAAGCTCTCTAGACTCTGCCCAGCGGAGTCCTGACGGGGCGCTGGGGAGGGGTGATGGGGGAAGAGAGGATGAGCTTGGAGGCAAAGCCTGATCTAAGACCAAGAGTGCCCCTCCCTCCAGGCCTGCACAGCCTCCTCCAGGCCTGTACAACCTCACCCAGGCCCCTTTCCCTCCATCTCGTGGGCCAGCACACCCTCTCTATCAGACGTGGACACCCTCTGCTTGTAGACTCATTTCCCTGCCATGAACCACCCTCTCTCAGCAGCCTGTATCCCCCAGCTGAGCCTTCTCCCCAGGTGGGCGCAACCTCAGCACCTGTGCCCTCCATATTTAAGCTCCCCCACCACCTGAGCTGAAGACTCCTCAAAATCTGTACACCCTCAGAGCTCCACACACATGCCCCCAAAGCTGTGTAACTTCCCATCAATCCTGTACACCCCCACCCTCAACCCATTCACCCTTAGACTCACATGAAATAAACAAtagacaataaaatggaaaatacatttgaaaaacaaaacttggGACACTCTCACTTCTCAAACCCTTACTACCACTCTCTCAAGCCTGTATGTTGTGACCCTGGAATCTACATAACTCACCTCCTAAGCCTCACATGCACATCTCCAAACCCTGAACCTTTTCACCCCCAAATCTACACCTCAACAGGCTCTAGGATGGTAGACTCTCTCCCCAATTTTgaatggcttccttggtggctcaggtggtaaagagtctgcctgcaatgcagaagacccaggtacaatccctgaatcgggaagatcccctggagaaagaaatagcaacccactccagtattcctgcctggagaagcccatggatggaagagcctggcgggctactgtccacggggtcacaaagggtcagacaactgagcagctaatacTTTCACTTCCCTTCCAGGTTTGAATACCCTGATCCCTGCCTCTGTGCTCCATCCGCCAAAAACCAGTGcccacctcacccccacctcTACGCTCTATCCCTACACCTGGCTAGCAGATCCGCCCCCTTACCCAGACCCAAGACCcttggcccccacccccaccagcataCCCTCCACATCGATGTTGAAGGCACAGCTGTCACAGAAGTCCTTGGCTTTGACCTCTATGCGGTAATCCCCGCGGTCCCCCAGTACCACCTTCGTGATGTGCAGCTCTATCGTGTACACCTGGGGGCCAGGCCAGGGGTGCCAGTGCATGCGATGACCCTCGGTGCCACCCCATGCCCCTACAGCCCACCTCACCACTCTCCAAGTTCTCCCAGGAAGGGCCAGCTGTCTCCTCCCATGCCTGGACAATCTTGACCTCTGGGGGCCCACATCCCTGACCCTGAGAGCTCGCGGGGGCATGCACACCCCGTGCCCAAATGCAGCCTGCTCCTACGGGAACATTCTCCCCCTCTTGCCCCGCACAacctccagccctgccccccaCGCCCTCGCCTCCCCATGGGGTCCTCACATTGCTGGCGGCGTCGTGGGACTCCTTGAAGGAGAATCGGGCACCGCTCTTGCTGCCCAGCTCCAACCACTTCCCCTTGAACCACTTGACGGCCGGTTTGGCCGGCAGCTCTTTCCCATTCAACTTGGCCACGATCACAGTATCCTTTCCTGGGAGGAGGGGGTAATGGGGTGGCAAAGGAACCGTAAGACCCTACAAAGCGGACTGGGACGCTGGTAGCCTCCGGCCCCACCTCCCTCAGACCCAGGAGCCCCCAGACCCCCACACCCTCCTCGCCTAGGCGCCCCTCACCAGTCTCCACCGACACGGAGTCTGGCTTCTTCAGGAAAACGCCGGTGGGCTCCTCCGCGGTGGGAGACAGGTCTTCGGGTGGGGCTTCTGCTCAGGAGATAAGATCCGGGGTTATGGCGGGGGTGTCTGAGGCGGGCCGGGGAAGGGGGCGGCAGGCCACTTTGGGAGCGGGTTTAGAGCGAATGATGGGACCTTATTCTGCTCGGCATCAAAAAGACCCTGGAGGCAAAATGGCTTTTCCTGACCTGGGAGAGACCAACTGTCATTCAGGTGTGTGGGTGTCCAGACTCCCCAACCCGTttgggcctcaatttccccatctgaGATCCGGATGGTCTTAAACCGGGGTTTTAAAAGGGTAGGAGAGGTGTCAGGACGGGCTGGGGCCATTCAGAGCTGGGCGGGACTTGCGGACGGATTGGCCAGTTGCTGGAGGCTTGACGGCCAGGCTGAGGGGCTAGGCTCCGCCTTGGAAGCGCTGGGGAGCCCTGCAGGGCTGTGAGTAGGGGAGGGCGGACAGCCCCGGAGCTGTGGGGAAGACGGACCGAAGGAGAGGGCGGGGAGGTACCACCCGCGAGGCTGCGGATGAGCCGCCAGGTTCCGCTCGGCCCGCGGGAGCGCCATCTATCTCACCTGTAGGGGGCGCTGCAGGGGCCTCTTGAGGGGTCGCTTCCTTGGGAGCCGGCTTGGCAGCGGCATCTTTGCCCGCTGGGGCCTTTTTGGCCGCTGTGAGGCAGAAGACATTCCCGGTTGAGCACGCGCTCCGTCTTCTCTTCCAGAACCCCGGAGCGCAGGCCCCCGGGCCCCGCCTCCTTCAGATCCTGGAGTCCAGCCGTCCAGGTGTAAATTTATCTCTAATCCGAGAGTCTGTGGATCCggtttctccttcccctccccggGGAAGGTCTTGCTTCGTCCACCCGGGCCACCCAGCTCTGACCTTTTAGGTCTTGACGGTATAATTAGCTCTTCCTCTGGGCTGGAAATCAGATACTGGTGCTGACCACAGCATCTTTCACACGCCCTGCCTGCTGGCGCCCGGCCCGCCAGGACCCCAGCTGCAGCGAGGGGCTGGACACCCACCCTTCAGCCTGGTTGGCCTGGTACCAGCCGACTGGACGTCCCAGGAGGAAGGGTCCTCTCTGGAGGCTTGCATCTCCTCCGTTCACTGCTTCATAGAGAGGAAGCCCCATCCCATTCGCATATAAAAAAATGCTCTCCAGTCCCGTTCAAAGAAGGGCCCCGAAAACTGTACAGAGAGAAAGGCTCTCCAGCCTCTATATGGAGAAGGTCCCCTAATTCCTACACCGGGAAGCCCCACACCCCATCGAAAGGAGGTGCCCTCATCTTTGTACAGAGAACTCGCCTTACCACGCAGACCGGGACCCTTAATAACTAGACACGCAAGGACCGGACCTCATCTCCCTGAAGAAAAAGGTCCCAATCTGCACTCACAGAAGTGACCCCAGGTCCTTTCCCAGAAGACCGCATCCTCAAATGTAAAGGACCCAATCACCCCGCCAAAACCCTGCAGTCTCCAACCTCAGGACTTCCATCCCAGTGGAGGAAGAGGGACACTGATTCACAGAGAATCTCCACGTGCACCCAGAGATAAGCCCCCAGCTCCCTGCAGAGAAAGGAACCCCCACCACCACAAAGGGAAAGGGAATCACCCTCCACACATACACCTAACTCAGGTATGGGACCCTCCCCTCCCACACAGGGAAGGGCTCCCCTCCCCAATGGGAGAAGACACCCCATTCTCCCGGCCCCACGGAGGGAGGAGACCCCAATGAAAACAGGGCTGCGTCTCCACAGAGGGAAGGAGTTCCCCCAAGCCACCTGGTTTTGCCTCAGGCATGTCGTGggacctcctcctgctcctccgaCCGCAGCGGTGTCCCGATGGGCCCTAGGCAGGACAGGTGGACCCCCCGGGGGGGGGCCTTTAAGGAGTCGGGAGACTCCCAGGAGGCTCCGGGAGGCATAGACGCgcctctccaccccaccctcccctgccGCCCCACATTCCGCCTGTGTGTTTTAAAAGGCGAGAAATAACAGCTGGACAAGGAGAGGTGGCCGAATGCCAGGTCCCCAGGGAGAAGGGGGGCTGGGCTTCCGACACCTGGGTCTAAGGGAGGATGTGCGGCAGGCGGGGACTCCTGGGTTCTGAGGAAGGTGGGGGCCTGGACTCCTGAGTCCGGGTGCAGAACCGACCCGGAGTCCAGATTCTTGGATCCCAGAGAAAGGAGGATGAGGGCCTGGACTCTTAGGTCCTGGACGGAGGGACAGGAAGGGACTGGGGTTTGAAGTGGACCAGGACTCTGAGCCAGGACtctggcatgggggtgggggtggggcggggcgcgTAGGGATGGTGGGGAAGACAGGGTCTAGAAAACCATTCTTAGTATCTGCAAGGCAGGCGTTTTCGGGAAACCAGAGCCGGGAGGGAGAGTCCGGTTTCCCAGCGTAGGCAGGATGGCCGCAGAGGAGgcgtgagggggtggggggcgggcactGAGGCTCGGGGACTCCGGagtcccgccccccccccccaccggcGCGGGCCTACACACAGGTTTGGGGCCCCGGCCGCCTGGGACCCCTCCTGGGGCCGCGCCCTGCCGGATCCCCGCCGTGGTTCCCGGAGCGGGCGCGGCGGGCACCGGacgctggggagggggcgggtgcCCCAGCGGGGGCGGGTGGGGAGACCGGGAAGGCCCTGGAGGGCTGCCCGGACGTTGGCTCCCTTCCCGGCAGGGGGACCTGCGGCTTTCTgcatgggggtggtggtggctggACGCTGTGCAGGGGGGGGCGAAGGAGACGAGGAGGGGACCGCGGGAGGGGAGCGTCTTGGGACGCCAGGTGTCTGGGGGGAGGAAGGCGAGGTGGGGAAGGGTATGGAAGCTTCAAAAGCGGAGGACGGGCGGGCAAGTAACGCCGGCGGAAAGACCCTGGAGTGAGGGAAGACTAGTCGGTCCCGGCTATTTTCCTGTCCATCGTCACCTCCCGcaacccgccccccacccccgccccaatcCTTTTCCAAAACCCCCTAAGAGCCGGAAACGTCCCCGCCTTCTCAGAGCTCCTAGCCAACCCAGAGGCAGCTTCCGGATGACGCCACGGGTTGCCAGGCAAACTGCTACGCGGCCCCAGCGGCCCCGCGGGTGGGTGGAGCGCacggagcctggagggcagctCCGCCAGCCCGAGGGCTGTATCCAGCGAGACCGGGACAGAGATCTAGAGGAAGAGGGCAGAAGTtcagaagggggaggggagacagaAACCCAGACGGATAGGGAACCAGGGAGAGGGTGGAGAAGAATTCCGATCATCAAAGAGAGTCGGAGACAAAAATTGAATCGAACCACCAGTGCCTGCATTTCAAGCCCTTGCCGCGGCCTTCAAGGCTCAGTCTGGTCTGACTCTAATTGCTTCTTGCATCTCCTCTTATCTCCCCCGACGCTGCCCCGGTGTCTCTGAGGGTCAGCAGGCCTTGGTGGATGGGCAGCATCACAGTCCTTGACACAGGGTCCCAAGAGGTCTGTCTACcttgatgtattttattttataccacACTTGGGGTAATGATAGTTTTTGCAAAAGGTACCTCATTTGCAAGAGGAGGCCCCCATAAGACACTTTGTCCCTGGCAACACCCCTCCCACCCAGCCGCACCCCTCCTCGGAGGGGGCGCTCCCAGCCCCGGGCTCTGCTATCAGCCGCTATGTGCCCCCTTCAAGGACCTCTTCCTTCTCTGGGTCCTTGATgctccttcctgtcttccttctGGCCATCAGTGAGTGGATGGGCAGATTTCAGGTGATGCGTCAAAGGCTTGACAGGGCTGCAAAGGACTTCCGAgatcttcctccttctctccctttccacAGAAGGGCCAAACTGGCCCAGAAGCAGCAAGTCTTTCTGGTCACCCTAGATCCCCCAGTCGCTCAGGCTCAAGGACTGACTAGGGCCTCTGGCTTCTTAGCCCGCAGCCTGTGACACCCCCATGGGTTCCAATCAGAGCTCATCTGGGCTTCACCTCAATGCTGGATTCACACAAAAATGGTTGGGGTCAATGGACGACTGAAACAAGCCACCGGGGTATGACAGCCAGGGGCGATGGGGACTTGAGATCGGAAAACATAGTCCCCATTAGACATGGCCGCCACCCTGTTCCAGCCTCTCCACACAGAAAAGCTGGTCCACCTGCTGATGGACTGCACAAAGTCTCTGGTTAGAACCGACATGGGGGGtttaccaaggtcacacagaaatCAAGGAGTGGCCAGAATGATCCCCAGTATGGCCTTAAGGAGGGTTTCTCCGGAGAGGGAGGGTCCCCATGAGAACTCAAGGGCTGTTGGTGGGGTCCCCAAAGGGGTGTATCAGATGAGGATCCCAGAAGGACCTCAGAGGTGATCAGAGGATTCCAGACAAACAAGGGCATCCCAGACGACATGGCCCAGACACAAGGTTCACTGAGGTCTACCCCCCCAAACCTGACAATGGTGTTTTCAGACATGACAAAAGGATCCCAGAGGCACCCATCATGTGATTGGAGattttcagacattaaaaagtGACAGCAGGGTGGTTCCAGAGAATTAGGGGATCTCAAAGATGACAAAGGAATTTGGAGGCACAGATAGAACGAGAGAGTCACAGAGGGCATAGAGACACGCAAGCAAACGGTCCCCacaaccccacccccagggacCCAGACATAACTAGGAGATTTCAGATTTGACAGGAGGGACTCAGACCTGAGAGGGGATCCCAGAGAGACCCTGGACAGGGCTTAGGGTTGCAGGCAGAGCCCTCCATCTGGTGTGATGATCTCTAGGTTCACCCTCCCCTAGATGAGATTTGAGGGATTGCAGGCATCACAAGGGGATCCCAGAGAAGTTCCTGGGATTCTGGAAGCACTTTGCCCTGCCCCGCCCCTCTACACAGACACGTAGTATAGTCGACTCCGGGTCTTCTGACCCAAGACATGAAGATCTTGGGGCCCCTGGACATGACAAGGGAATCCCAAAGGGGCCCCAGACACGATAAGGGGGGGATCCCAGAGGGGCCCCGGGCTGGGCTTAGGGATTGTGGCAGCAGCCCGCCCCCCGCACCAGTGTGGGGGGTCCATGGGTCCTATGACCCAGGGTGCGGGAACGCCCACGTGACACAGGCGTGGAGCCCCTGAGGGCCCCCGAGAGGCCGCCCCGGGCTCAGGCCCGGCGGGCGGCGGGCAGCAGCGCACTGTCAAACTGGTAGGTGAGCTTGCGCTTGACCTTGCGGATCTCGCCGGTCTTGGCGTAGTTGCGCAGGGCGCGCGCCAGCTTCTGGTAGGTCATGCGCTTGCGGTTGCCCTTCTGCTGGCCCCAGCGGCGCGCCAGGAGCTCCTTGTGCTTCGAGGAGAATTGGAAGACCCCGGCGCCCGGCTCCACCCACCACACGCACTCGCGCATGTCTCCGCGCGTCAGCAGCCCCAGCAGGAACTGGTACAGGCGCAGCTTCTTGCGGGCCCCTGCAGCGGGTGCGGGGCGGTTAACGGAAGCATCCTTCAGGGCCCCACCCCGCGCCCTCCCCGGTCCGGAACCGCCAAGCCCCTACCTCCCCATCAAGAGAAGTGGGATGAGGGAGGTGGCTGCTGGGTCACCGTGCCTGGCTCCCTCTATGCCACCCCTCCCATCCGGGGTAAGTTGCTCCCCCTTCCTGAAGTTGTCACCCCGGAACCCCTGTCTCCCATCCCTGCTTTGCTTTTCAGGCTGTGTGCCTATCCTGTGCCTGCTCGGTGGTCAGAATGTATCTG
The nucleotide sequence above comes from Bos indicus x Bos taurus breed Angus x Brahman F1 hybrid chromosome 18, Bos_hybrid_MaternalHap_v2.0, whole genome shotgun sequence. Encoded proteins:
- the SPIB gene encoding transcription factor Spi-B isoform X2, producing the protein MGSSTIWTAASTPATRTQRGRLTLGPPAYAPYPSPVLSEEEDLLLDSPALEVSDSESDEVLVAGPEGRGSEAGARKKLRLYQFLLGLLTRGDMRECVWWVEPGAGVFQFSSKHKELLARRWGQQKGNRKRMTYQKLARALRNYAKTGEIRKVKRKLTYQFDSALLPAARRA